The following coding sequences are from one Novosphingobium sp. KACC 22771 window:
- a CDS encoding glycosyltransferase family 4 protein, with protein MRIGIDGFNLAIPDGTGVATYGAAMAKVLSASGHNVEGVFGIDPGTMPDARESLFFERFGQGDKRGLTYKRAINGLVRTPVTGPRMVPVHLTDHVDKRGFGTRWPAFSALWTSPLLFELAEVRFQGLGMMTTVHMPNPPAVMHWTYPVPVRMAGSRNVYTLHDLVPLKLPHTTRDNKTYYRNLISTITRKADHIATVSEASRNDIISMFDVDPDSVTNTYQSSPLPDAIKASSEEQDHAMIKSLFDLPPRGFFLFFGAADPKKNLGRIVDAYLASNTRKPLVIVSSRDWGMAEATGALGAGGTVYGRKPEQQIVQLRYLPRDLLFRLVRSARAVMFPSLYEGFGLPALEAIQLGTPVLGSTTSSLPEVIGEGGLLVDPYDTSAMASAIRRMDEDDALVAQLSAAGLAQAEKFSDQAFSEKLNGIYRKLGL; from the coding sequence TTGCGGATCGGTATTGACGGGTTCAACCTGGCCATTCCTGATGGCACGGGCGTTGCAACCTATGGGGCCGCGATGGCCAAGGTTTTGAGCGCGAGCGGACACAACGTCGAGGGCGTATTCGGCATTGACCCCGGAACGATGCCGGATGCACGCGAATCTCTTTTCTTTGAACGCTTTGGCCAAGGTGACAAGCGCGGGCTGACCTATAAGCGGGCGATCAATGGGCTGGTACGGACCCCGGTAACAGGGCCGCGAATGGTGCCGGTGCATTTGACCGACCATGTCGACAAGCGAGGTTTTGGAACGCGCTGGCCCGCGTTTTCAGCTCTTTGGACCAGTCCACTTCTGTTTGAATTGGCCGAGGTGCGGTTTCAAGGGCTTGGCATGATGACCACGGTGCATATGCCCAATCCCCCGGCGGTTATGCACTGGACCTATCCTGTACCGGTGCGCATGGCAGGCAGCCGGAATGTTTACACGCTGCACGATCTGGTGCCGTTGAAGCTGCCGCATACGACGCGGGACAACAAAACATACTACCGCAATTTGATTTCGACCATCACGCGCAAGGCTGACCACATCGCCACTGTGTCAGAAGCCAGTCGCAATGACATCATCTCGATGTTTGATGTTGATCCCGATAGCGTCACCAATACATATCAATCCAGCCCCTTGCCCGACGCGATCAAGGCTTCGAGCGAGGAGCAGGATCACGCGATGATCAAGAGCCTGTTCGATCTGCCGCCTCGCGGGTTTTTCCTGTTTTTTGGCGCGGCCGATCCCAAGAAGAATCTTGGCCGCATCGTCGATGCTTATCTTGCCTCTAACACGCGCAAACCGCTGGTGATCGTATCATCACGCGATTGGGGCATGGCGGAGGCAACCGGTGCTTTGGGCGCAGGCGGAACAGTTTATGGTCGCAAGCCTGAGCAGCAAATCGTGCAATTGCGCTATCTGCCTCGCGATTTGCTTTTTCGTTTGGTTCGTTCGGCACGAGCGGTAATGTTTCCTTCCCTTTATGAAGGCTTTGGCTTGCCTGCCCTTGAAGCGATTCAGCTAGGTACGCCAGTACTTGGTTCAACCACCAGTTCGCTGCCGGAAGTAATCGGTGAAGGCGGCTTGTTGGTTGACCCCTATGACACCAGCGCGATGGCCAGCGCAATCCGTCGGATGGATGAGGATGATGCGCTTGTTGCTCAGTTGTCGGCGGCGGGGTTGGCGCAAGC
- a CDS encoding polysaccharide biosynthesis/export family protein, whose product MTRYSRHRQTGSGSPALSLHRLAVGLAPLLLTACAGLPSSGPTVNQVHKEARSTQPTLPFDLVQIDGSTPVQSLPAQDPGLQTMATLAQASHPDRADMIRPGDTLGISVFEVGVSLFGGGSMLVPGGGAAPRTPSVATQALSIEVREDGFIDIPYVGTVRAAGAYPEELAAVIRRRLKTMSESPEVNVAITQTLKNVVYVGGAIAKSGRYRITAAHERLLDAITLAGGSLVDRNEIEIHLRRGQNEVAVRLNQINPGDVADIPLNPGDRIELVRVRPSYTVFGSSDKINQVYFEAKDISLAEAIARVTGPSDNRANPRGVFLCRYEQGADGKPRPVVYQLNMMKTQSYFLAQKFMMRDKDVILFANSSGSMTQKFVNLLSNLFSPVMAVRYAAQ is encoded by the coding sequence ATGACCAGATATTCCAGACATCGACAGACCGGCTCCGGCTCTCCTGCGTTGTCGCTTCATCGTTTAGCGGTCGGATTAGCGCCGCTTTTGTTGACCGCCTGTGCTGGCCTGCCCTCAAGCGGACCAACGGTCAATCAGGTGCATAAAGAGGCCCGTTCAACGCAGCCCACGTTGCCGTTTGATCTGGTTCAGATTGATGGTTCAACGCCGGTCCAATCGCTGCCTGCGCAGGATCCAGGCCTCCAGACCATGGCCACACTAGCGCAAGCATCCCATCCCGATCGCGCGGATATGATCCGGCCCGGCGATACGTTGGGCATTTCAGTGTTCGAAGTCGGAGTGAGCCTTTTCGGGGGCGGGTCGATGTTGGTACCGGGCGGCGGGGCCGCACCGCGCACGCCCTCGGTTGCAACGCAGGCGCTTTCGATTGAAGTGCGCGAAGATGGCTTCATTGATATCCCCTATGTGGGCACCGTTCGTGCCGCTGGTGCTTATCCCGAAGAATTGGCTGCGGTTATCCGCCGTCGCCTCAAAACAATGTCGGAAAGTCCAGAGGTCAACGTCGCAATTACACAAACGTTGAAAAACGTTGTTTATGTCGGGGGCGCTATCGCCAAATCAGGGCGCTATCGCATTACTGCTGCGCATGAACGACTGCTTGACGCCATCACACTGGCCGGAGGTAGTCTGGTGGACCGCAACGAAATTGAGATCCATCTGCGCCGAGGCCAGAACGAGGTTGCGGTGCGTTTGAACCAGATCAATCCCGGCGACGTCGCCGACATTCCGCTTAATCCGGGCGACCGCATCGAACTAGTTCGCGTCCGGCCCAGCTATACGGTCTTTGGATCCAGCGACAAGATCAACCAGGTCTATTTCGAAGCGAAAGACATCAGTCTGGCTGAAGCCATCGCCCGCGTTACCGGGCCGTCGGACAACCGGGCCAATCCGCGCGGAGTGTTCCTTTGCCGCTATGAGCAAGGCGCCGACGGCAAGCCGAGGCCGGTGGTTTATCAGTTGAACATGATGAAGACGCAATCCTATTTCCTTGCGCAAAAATTCATGATGCGGGACAAGGATGTCATCTTATTTGCCAACTCGTCGGGCAGCATGACGCAGAAATTTGTAAATCTGCTGAGCAACCTGTTTAGCCCGGTGATGGCCGTGCGCTACGCAGCGCAATAG
- a CDS encoding nucleotidyltransferase and HEPN domain-containing protein, whose translation MKTDLDHLPAHKQRELDRVVQLLFEEFDGAHVEATGRRKTGKIVKILLYGSHARGGWVDEPHTAKGYRSDFDLLIIVSQKELADRAAYWTRADERLIEEMIAGRLRTPVNFIVHSLQQVNDGLAHGRFFFMDIANEGIAIYESDDRELARPMPRTPQANLDMAREYFEDWFPSSAEFFDDFRSNLDKGRYKKAAFELHQATERLYNCLMLVCTAYAPHNHNIIFLRTQAERLDLRLVEAWPRELRKDRALFEKLKDAYVKARYSKHYRVTAEELAWLGERVEVLGRIVHTICTERLTALEAAVKG comes from the coding sequence ATGAAGACCGATCTCGATCATCTGCCGGCCCACAAGCAGCGCGAACTCGACCGCGTGGTGCAACTGCTGTTCGAGGAATTCGACGGTGCCCACGTGGAAGCGACCGGCAGGCGCAAAACGGGGAAGATCGTCAAGATTCTTCTATATGGTAGTCATGCGCGCGGCGGCTGGGTGGATGAACCTCATACCGCCAAAGGCTACCGTTCTGACTTCGACCTGCTGATCATCGTTAGCCAGAAGGAACTGGCTGACCGGGCCGCCTACTGGACCCGCGCGGATGAACGCCTGATCGAGGAGATGATCGCAGGGCGGTTGCGGACCCCGGTAAATTTCATCGTTCATTCGCTCCAGCAGGTGAATGACGGCCTCGCCCATGGGCGGTTCTTCTTCATGGACATCGCAAACGAAGGCATCGCGATCTACGAGTCTGATGACCGTGAGCTGGCAAGGCCGATGCCCAGAACACCGCAGGCCAATCTCGATATGGCACGGGAGTATTTTGAGGACTGGTTTCCAAGCTCAGCTGAGTTCTTTGACGACTTCCGCTCGAACCTCGACAAAGGGAGATACAAGAAGGCTGCATTTGAGCTGCATCAAGCCACTGAAAGATTGTACAATTGCCTGATGCTCGTTTGCACGGCGTACGCGCCACATAACCACAATATCATCTTCCTGCGCACCCAGGCCGAACGGCTGGACCTACGGCTGGTGGAGGCATGGCCCCGCGAATTGCGCAAGGACCGGGCCCTGTTCGAGAAGCTAAAAGACGCTTACGTCAAAGCGCGCTACTCCAAACATTACCGGGTCACCGCCGAGGAACTGGCATGGCTGGGGGAGCGGGTCGAGGTACTTGGCCGCATCGTTCACACCATCTGCACCGAACGTCTGACCGCGCTGGAAGCTGCTGTGAAGGGGTGA
- a CDS encoding helix-turn-helix transcriptional regulator, with product MTSNERIIRLKTVLARTGLSRSTVYRKIADGTFPRQVPISTRGTGWHESTINQWIHDPAGWQAASAGTMQP from the coding sequence ATGACCAGCAACGAACGCATCATTCGTCTGAAAACCGTTCTGGCCCGAACGGGGCTGTCGCGCTCGACCGTCTATCGCAAGATCGCGGACGGCACCTTTCCCCGGCAGGTGCCGATCAGTACACGCGGCACCGGCTGGCATGAGTCGACCATCAATCAATGGATCCATGACCCGGCGGGCTGGCAGGCCGCCAGCGCCGGGACAATGCAGCCGTGA